AATAGCTAGGCAGGCCGTACGTGTCGACCAGCCGCTGTGCTGGCTCCAGATATTTCTCGATACCACCGCGATAAACCGTCATGGTTAACTGTCCACCACAAAAGGGGCATTTACCTTTAAGAGGCAATCGACGAAATTTTTTGTTACAAGATTTACATCTGAAGCCCTGCGTTGAGAAAGCACGAAGGTTCCCCGCGATGTCACGAATAAAATGGGTATTCAAAACTTTAAGCGCTACCTGGCGTGCATCCACCGCCTCGATTTTCTCACCCAGTTCTAGCTGCATGTTTAACTTGTCAATCATTGACTTGAATTCTTTGTAGGAACTATTGGCGTTTCCTAAGTTAATGTTTGAAACTGGAGTGGTGTAATTGAAGCCTTCGAATTGGGCTTCTGTTCCAAGACGGTGCCCAATAACATCCATTATGGGGTCAACCTGACGAACCTCCCATTTCGCCCATGTCCGCTTGTAAAACTCCAAAGGGTAAGTTGCGTCCACGTCGAAGTCGTGAGCTTGCCGCTGCACCTCTTTAGTGTTAACAAACGGAATCACAAGAATAGGCGCATCCATGATACCACCAATTTGAGCAGGCAAATACACGCGGGAAAAATTCAGAAGAGTGTCCATTGCCAGCATGATAGCATCTTCATCACCGTCACAATCGCGACGTTTTGCGGAGTACCAAATTGGATGCGCATAAATCACATTGCGGTCAGTGAAACCAGCAACTCTGCCCAAAATGCCAACGCATGTGTGAGGAGCTAAGCCAAAAATTAGTTGCCCAACGAGGTCTTCGGGTTTTTTGAGGTTATAGTATGCGGGGAGTTTGTAGACACGAGTTAAGAGGTCATCAATGAAGTCTGCTATGTGAATAAAGTAGTCTCCAGCAGTGTATGGAATCACTATGTCTTGGATTTTTAGCTCCAAAACCTGATCAGGGCTGGTTAAGCTTTTTCCGTGAATATCGTAGAGGTAGCCAAGTTCACGCAGCTTAGCAACTGTAACGCCTACTTCGGCAGGCGTAATGTGAGTTAGTGGCGCATTGGTGGCGTCAAAGCGAATGGTGCCATCCTTGTAAACCGATAAGCCATGCTTCGCCCGCAACATGCCCTTCTCAAGAATCTCTGGCGTCTTATTATCATTGGTCATCCCTTTAACTCCACGTAAAATCTTAGGAACAGGATAACCCAAAGTTTTGCTTGCTTCCTCAAGAAGCTCTTTGAAGTTAAAGGGTTGACGTTGATACTGAACCGAGTTGACTTTACAAGCTGGACAAAAATTGTCCTTTAAGGCTCTGCCACAACGTGGACAGATGTTTTCTGGCAACGTTTCGCAGCCACAAGAGGCACATTTAACTTTTAGCGTGTATGTTTTGCAGTTGGGACATTTACGTTTGACCACTTCAACAAAAACTGAGGGCTTTTTAGCAGCCTCCAACAGGTCACGATGCGACCCCCCAGCCAAACTCACAGGAAAAAGCAGATGCACCAACGGCTTCATTTCACGATGCTTAGCCTTTTCAGGCCTGCCCATTCTGCCGCCAACGTATGTGGGAGCTTTATCCTTGATGGTAACTCCTGAAAGGGAACTTACTGCTGCTAAAACTGAAGGTTCCTGAACAGTCTCGTTGCCTTTAGGTGAACTATACCCCAAAGCGAATGCCAGCGCGAATGCATCATCGTCCATAATTACAACTTTGCCATCTACGAACCTATGAGGCACCAGAATCCGCCTCAAAGCAGTAACAGCAACCTGCTCATTTTGACCAACAATCTTGGAGGGAACACCATTCGCACATGAAACCTCGCAGTTTTGCAACCATTGCCTAAGTGTTTCAACCTCTTGTGGTGTTGTTAAGCTTGACCAGAAGAGCGTGAACTTTGGATGTAACGGAAGTCCAAGTCTGCAAAGAGACATTGCCTCGTTGGGTTTAGGCTGGTGTGCAAATGGGTCAAAAAGAAAACTTTCCAACCGTGCAGGAGAAATCTTTGCTTCCTGCGCAAGCAAGTTTAGGTCGCCGAGGCATTTTTCATTTAGCAGAGCTTTTAGGTCTTGCACCCACCATTCCTCAACGTATGCTGAGGGACAAAGAGTTTTGTTAGTGTAGAGGAAATCGCCAAAGCTGATTAAGATGTCGCCGAGAAAGAGGATTTTTTTGATTTTACCTTTTACTTCAGGAAAGTTCTCTAGAGTAACTCGTACAACTGAATCATCTTTTAAAAGAACCACTGGGCATTCAAGAGAATCCACGGGTACCGTGACGCAGCCTTTACCTGGAAGCTCAAGACGCATTTGAGTGCCAGCTGCAAGAAAACTCTCCACCACAACCATAGTGGCAGGATGAATCCCAGTCGCAGAAAGCCCCGTGTTTCTTGACCTACCATACCGCAACCTAAAGCCGCCCCGCTTGGAAGGAAAAGCAAAAATTGGCCGGCCCGCAATCACGTCATCCATAAAGCCACCTGACTTTTTCTCAGACTTCTTTTTGAACTCACGTAGCCAATCCCAACCTTGAAAACCGATTTTGTCAATGATAACGTAAACTTTCTGGGCACGACCAACAATGCCATCGTTTATAACTCGAAGGGCACCGCCTCGGACACGGTTGGTTTCTACCCGCTCCAAGTTCCGGTAAGATGAAACCTCCACGGGGTCAGATTCAGTTCCTGTACATTCTACAGGCACCAAGTTAAGACCTTTTTTAAGTTCCTCATCAGAAATGTGATACTGAAACCTACCCACAGAACGCTCATACGTACGTAGTTCTTCAACAAAACGGTTGACTTCTTCTTCAGCGGGTTTGTAGCGGTCTAAACCTAATTGGCGTCTAACAAAGTCACCTACAACAAGCGTTAAAGCTTGGTCAGTTCCACCTGCGGAGCGAATTGGTCCAGCAAAGTATACAGCCAGATACTTTGAGTGGTCAGCATTAGTTTTTATTTTAACTTGGGCGATGCCTTGAATGGGAGCTGCAGTTAAGCCTTCAGTGAAAATGGCCAGCGCGGTTCGGATGGCTTGCTCAGCGGCTTTCTCGGGTTCCATTTCGCCAAATTTGCCTGTAGTGATTTCTTCAGCTACTTTGAAGGCTACGGCTTCTCGTTGCATCTTGGAGTTTAATTCGCGGATGCTAACGGCGACCCCTTTTGGACCAACAAGACCCTCAACTAGGTCGGCGATGTCTTGTGCTACGATGCACTCGGTTTTGAGGGCAGGGTCT
This is a stretch of genomic DNA from Candidatus Bathyarchaeota archaeon. It encodes these proteins:
- a CDS encoding DNA polymerase II large subunit, coding for MNISKGYKGYIDTMENRLKQLYAISDQARSKGLDPALKTECIVAQDIADLVEGLVGPKGVAVSIRELNSKMQREAVAFKVAEEITTGKFGEMEPEKAAEQAIRTALAIFTEGLTAAPIQGIAQVKIKTNADHSKYLAVYFAGPIRSAGGTDQALTLVVGDFVRRQLGLDRYKPAEEEVNRFVEELRTYERSVGRFQYHISDEELKKGLNLVPVECTGTESDPVEVSSYRNLERVETNRVRGGALRVINDGIVGRAQKVYVIIDKIGFQGWDWLREFKKKSEKKSGGFMDDVIAGRPIFAFPSKRGGFRLRYGRSRNTGLSATGIHPATMVVVESFLAAGTQMRLELPGKGCVTVPVDSLECPVVLLKDDSVVRVTLENFPEVKGKIKKILFLGDILISFGDFLYTNKTLCPSAYVEEWWVQDLKALLNEKCLGDLNLLAQEAKISPARLESFLFDPFAHQPKPNEAMSLCRLGLPLHPKFTLFWSSLTTPQEVETLRQWLQNCEVSCANGVPSKIVGQNEQVAVTALRRILVPHRFVDGKVVIMDDDAFALAFALGYSSPKGNETVQEPSVLAAVSSLSGVTIKDKAPTYVGGRMGRPEKAKHREMKPLVHLLFPVSLAGGSHRDLLEAAKKPSVFVEVVKRKCPNCKTYTLKVKCASCGCETLPENICPRCGRALKDNFCPACKVNSVQYQRQPFNFKELLEEASKTLGYPVPKILRGVKGMTNDNKTPEILEKGMLRAKHGLSVYKDGTIRFDATNAPLTHITPAEVGVTVAKLRELGYLYDIHGKSLTSPDQVLELKIQDIVIPYTAGDYFIHIADFIDDLLTRVYKLPAYYNLKKPEDLVGQLIFGLAPHTCVGILGRVAGFTDRNVIYAHPIWYSAKRRDCDGDEDAIMLAMDTLLNFSRVYLPAQIGGIMDAPILVIPFVNTKEVQRQAHDFDVDATYPLEFYKRTWAKWEVRQVDPIMDVIGHRLGTEAQFEGFNYTTPVSNINLGNANSSYKEFKSMIDKLNMQLELGEKIEAVDARQVALKVLNTHFIRDIAGNLRAFSTQGFRCKSCNKKFRRLPLKGKCPFCGGQLTMTVYRGGIEKYLEPAQRLVDTYGLPSYYTQRMALIKEEITTLFDNKKPKQTKLFDFSS